cccataatatctaacaatccccaccaaactctagggtatgCAGTTTGAagttctcagaaccacattccttttatataccagtgtttcgatggagactgttaagttaaacatccatctagaaagctagctacactcatccacaactgaacaatggacagaaccttgaattgacagttttgtgcgagatgagtttcacatagcctcttaactgatactaggctgccaagTACCTTCCCTCtattttgaagcatataagtcacacttcgaggccttttcatgagcatctagagattacccacatctcatagattgtgactagcaatcgagctcatataggtgtgttccttataggatgttctgtaggacaacatccccgctataccaagccgctcggatcacattaagaacttaatcatcctgcctaacagtattggagagacggtgcatctccaacgaactgagctataatctaaggggtctctccctcagtcaatcaacagcttgtttcgccatcctaattcacgggatctctgatcacataggataggttaccactgttgatggctctatgtgggtctcaaacccagttccctcgacgcaccttctatcacattgcgtgatagacccttagtgaattgatctgccagattatttgatgtatggacatagtctaatgtaattactccggagtttctcagttttctgacagtcttcaaacgtctcttcacatgctttgtggacttcatgttatccttagaactgtttaccttagtgatcacaatttgattatcacagttcatgaAAATTGCTGGGATTTGTTTCTCAATAATCGGCAAATCCATCAGGAGATCACGGAGCCACTCTGCCTCAGCACTAGCGGTATCCAATGCggtcagttctgcttccattgtagacttcgttaagatagtctgcttgcaagacttccaagaaacagcaccacctccaagtagaAACACGTATCCACTCATGGCATACAGCTGatccgcatcagaaatccaattagcatcacaataaccctctagtaccctcggatacccggaaaagtgaatgctgtaactcattgtccctttcaaatagcgcagcactctctcaagagcattccagtgagtatctcccggatttgacataaaccggctcagtttgcttacagcgaacgagatatcaggcctggttgcgctagctaagtacataagagaaccaattatctgtgaatatctcaattggtctcttgcaattctgtgattcttcctcaaatgaacacttggatcgtacggagtaggagcaggcgtacactcactgtacccaaatcggttcaagaccttttccatatagtgagactgcataagagttaccccaccacttccttcctcccttgaaagcttaatgttgagaataacatcagcctctcccaagtctttcatctcaaagttactcgacaaaaaatcttttacttctttaatcacatttagattgttgccaaatattaatatatcatccacatataggcataataacacaccatcaccaccaccaaaccgataatatacacatttatcagctttATTCATAACAAAGACGGCTGATGTTAgagttttatcaaacttctcatgccactgcttgggggcttgctttaggccgtacagggactttaataacttacaaactttaccctcttgaccatttgcaataaacccatcaggctgatccatgtagatctcttcctcaagctctccatttaggaaagctgtcttaacgtccatctgatgaatgagaagaccatgtgaggcagccagggatagcaacacacgaatggtcgtcaatcgagcaacaggtgagtaagtatcaaagtaatcttcaccttccttctgtgtataacccttagcaacaagcctagccttgtacttctcaattgtaccatcaggcctcagCTTCTTTTTAAACACCCATTTGCAGCCCACAAGTTTGCAACCAAATGGACGGTCAACCACTTCCCACGTCCCATTGGACATAATGGAGTCCATCTCACTTTGCACTGCCTCCTTCCACATGTCGGAATCAGGAGAGGAGTATGCCTCAGAAACAGTTGTGGGAGTATCATCCATgagatatataataaagtcttctccaaaggattttacaactctttgcctcttactccttcgagtgatagtattatcatcctcctcaggattttgctcaagctcatgggtgttatcatcagcgtgtatattcgattcatgaagttcaggaacaggatcatgactagacatgctagatgcacctatttttattggaaattcattctcaaaaaacgtggcatctctagactccatgaccgttccaacagccatatcaggagcactagaatttattattaaaaaatgATAGCCCATACTATGAATGGCATAGCCTAGGAAAACACAATCTAtagtttttggtccaagctttcgctttttgtttattggcacattcactttggccaaacaaccccaaacgcgaagataaaaaatatttaatctctttttctcccattcctcaaatggagtgatttctttgttctttgtgggcactctatttaggacatgattcgcagttaaaattgtctcaccccaccattccttagataaaccagctgtctctaacatggcattcaccaagtcagttagagtgcggttctttttctcagcaatcccattggattatGGTGAGTAcggaggtgtcctctcatgaattataccgtgcaccgcgcaaaactcagaaaattcattagagaaatattctcccccgcgatcggaccgcaaccgtttgatatgtttttcaagttgattctcagcctcagctttaaaggttttaaaataatgtaatgcctcatcttttgttttaattaggtacacatagcaatatcgagtgcaatcatctatgaacgttatgaagtatctcttaccaccttttgtcaaaattccgttcatttcataaatatcggaatggatgagttcaagtggtgccaactctctcgccgcaactgccttgtgaggcttgcgaggttgttttGCCTCAACGCATGTATGACACTTGGAGCTTTTGGTAACgtcaaatttaggaattaaattcaaaccagctaagcgggacatgcaaccaaagttaacatgacataatcgagaatgccaaacattcatctcaacattaacgttattaacgacattattcactgcaagaggtaaagtatcaaccaaagacaagcggaacaagcctccgctctcatagccttttccaacaaaggttccatacttcgacataacacatttattcgactcaaacacaagtttaaaaccatctcgacatagcagagagccactaataagatttttccttattgaggggacatgatgcacgttcttgagttgcacggtcttcctcgaagtaagcttcagatccaccgtaccaacaccatgaacactagcacgcgcgccattccccatcagcaaggctccactcctcccgacctggtaaaaagaaaacaaggacttatcagcacacacatgtatatttgcacctgtatcaacccaccaatcaggtgaggaacaaactgtaaatgcagataaattaccatacccagcagcgtctgcatcagtctcaatggtgttgactgtcttcgcctttggtgggggcttccacttagcctcaggacactctctagaaaagtgcccagtgttcccacaagtgaagcagttcatctttgccttgtctaatcccatctttttattattacctttcttgaagaaggtagtggatttctgcttaagcttctgctggggcttcttcttttgtggcttaggacgaaacttttgcaccacatgtgcactagtagtcgcctcaccattcccgcccttctttcccttaacatcctttgctcttgccttgtcctcaacatcaagagtgccaacaagttcagcaatgctaaactgctgcctcttgtgtttcaaggtagtagcaaaatcagtccaggaaggtggcagcttagcaataatgCACCCTGCCATGAACCTGTCAGGGAGAGGACAGCCGTACAGCTCCAATTCCTTCACCagtccctgtatctcatgagtctattcgactacaggacggttatcaaccatcttgtagtcatggaactgctccatgatgtacagctcagaGCCGACGTCGGAAAGACCGTACCGGGCCTCAAGGGCTTCCCACACAGCTCTGCCAGTCGGGAGTGGTATGTAGGCATCAACCAGAGAATCATTGATGATGCTCAACTGTGCAGCCTTGCACATGGTCTCAGCATGTCCCCAAGCCTGTTCATCCTCATCGGATCTCACAGTAGCAGGCTGCTCATTGAGCACATGACCACAgcgcatggccgacaaccacagaagGGCTTTCTCACGCCACCTCTTGTAGTGAGTGCCCTCAAACGGCGTAGGCTTTAGCATGCCCGCAAAGCCAACAAATGAAAATGGTCTGAAATTACGTTTTTGGAATGTTGaaaaataaggcattttcatatttattttaatccataaaaataacgcaataaaaaagagagtgaagtcatgaataaaaagacagaaacaattcatgacaaatgttaacatgatgataagacaaattatagagccgaaacatatgtgaaacattgttttacatagctgaagcatcacagacatgatcgttttacatagctgaagcatcatagacatgatcacaaatataaaagatgtgttctcaaatatcaagattatgatgatcacaaaattaaaaggaaccagaaaaccagtactagcataatcaaccaaacagagcatgttgaatatgaaagcagtattgcctaggaacatcatgatattgataataaaactcagaagagggtgaaggagattatacgctgcggcggagccgctcgcaccgggaaaagccatggtggtgctttgctgttgtagtcgtcccgctcgatgcagtgcagaaaaggacgccgtgaagaggcaccgctacaggttcaccagcgagtagtcgtgccaccaccgacactccccaaaaatgtaatcgcccgtcttcacccgagcaggtgaagcccacgacggagacgcgttccggaggcctactcttccatctctggtgctcgccggaggtggaacgggaagaacttgcgctgctggaaagtggtgtactTCGCCAAGAGATCCTAACCGAGAGGCCGTCCGCTCGCTCGCCACCGCCCGCCTGCCTCGCCACGcccacgggctcgggccgggccgggcggcggcggcggcgcgcgcgcgcgtgtggcatccaggtgattcacttttacttctcaaatagatcgatcaatgatcaagtatttaagtagagtctcctctcgattaaattcccatatggtataaaaccattaatgtacatgtacggaccatagagtttaatagagatattaaataaatgggccaagcccataatatctaacacGCCGCCGTCTCCGCCGGCCATCAGGGCCTTCACGAGGGAGGCCGAGACGTCGGCGATGACGGCGGTGCTGAAGATGTAGAAGGCGTAGCCCAGGTGGACGACCGCGCTGACGAGCAGCTCCGCGCCGCCCAGCGCGCCCAACAGCGCCGCCCTCGCCCGGCTCCTCATGCAGTGAAGGGCTTCCGCTCTTCACGGTCACGCCGCGGCGGCAGGCTTCTGCTCTGCGATGGAGGTGGAGTGCGTTCGTGTGCACGCCGGCGGGTGCTGTGCGGCTTTTGGAGGGAAACGGAAATCCGTCTGGAGAAGTCTGGTAGTTTGTAGAGGCACCTTTGCATGCTGAGTTGGCCACAAACAAGTCCACGCCATTCCCGTGCTGTCTGCCTGGTCCACAACGCAAGGATTTCGTTCCTTTGGTGGGAGGCTCTCCTTTCGCTTTCATCCGGGATCCCAAATTCCGTCACGTtccatcaaaaaaaaaaaaaaaaaaagtctcgTTGGCTGACATCTGGGGCCGAGCAGATTAGGATAGTGCCATCAGGCGCCTGCAGGTTTTTTGCCCTTCTGTTCAGTTACTCAATGAGTGTAGCCCCATAGAAATTGATCAACTAGTGTAGTGTAGCCCCATCGAAATTGATCTTCAGATCACAATGAGTACACCCTCGAGCAGCAGACCGTTTCACCACCGTGAACCGTCAAATTGGGCTTCACATCCGTAATTGTTTCGATGCATATGCCTCGTCCCGTTAGATACTCTGtcggttctaaattataagatgcttTGACTTTACGATAATGTTGCAAGTTAGACGTTTGTTGGTGCGCCCCTGGTGAACCCGTCCAGCAGCTGCAGTTTCTATCCGCTCCCCTCCTGTCATTGTAGATTAAAAAAATCACGCACCAGCTCCGCGACTGGCTCCGCCATGGCTCCCGCCCGCCTCCTCTACCGTGCCTCCCGCCCGCCTTCCTCTCACCGCCACTGCGCCCGTACCATCGCGCCGTGCTCCCCACGACCGCACCGCCGCGGCGTGCTCGCCACGCAAGGCCGCACCACCCGATTACTGTTGTCGCCTCCACCGCGGACACTGCGTGCGCCCTATCGTCGGGGGCAGCACAGCCACCCACCCGCTGccatcctccttctccaccgcgacCGCACAGCCAGGATCCCGTTGTGCCATGCTTTGCCTGCTGGACTGccatgttttgctgaaatacatgttgcaagcgtatgtttcgaaTGCTTcaaatgttttagaggtatgttgcaagtgtttcagattgatgttgcaaaaagtagatcgggatgttacatatgctgcaatagttgtacacgtatgttgcaaaggtctgttaccaatgtttcatctgtgtttttcggacgcatgttgcaagtgtgtttatctggatgttgcatatgttttacacatacgttgcatgtgttttatctagatgttgcttaTGGTTTGTAAttgttttcaagttttttcaggtgttttttttcaagtgtttcagaagcatgtttcaagtgtttcatctgccttcaggTGTACGTTGCAACTATTTATTTGGATTTTTCAAAAGCAGATTGTGTGTTGCATCTCTCCTCATCGCCTACATCGTCTCAGTGTTTCCTTGTCCTGGTGCTGGCACTGCATCCATATGACGCCGAGGCCAGATCCTTCCGAATCCGAGGGGTCGCCCCCTTCCCCTCTTGTCGCTCGGGCAGCGTGGGCCCACGTGGAGCACGTGAAACGGAGTGCAGCGCACGAGCATTCATCCAGACATCTGGACGCTAGCACtgtcattgattttttttttgttacatAGATTTTACTATGTATATAAATGTACGTTATATCTAGCTACATAGAAAAATAATTTAAAACAATAAAGCAACTTCTGAGGAAataccgctctctctctctcatcttcgGGTAAAGTTAAATAAAAATTTAACCTCAGGAACATGTGTGTACAGCATCCAATTGAAACCTCGTGCACAGCAAATTTTTAGTCATCCTCTAGCAACGTACATGGGTTCCGAATATCCTTTGCCCAAACTCTTCTCTCAttgttgaaatctgacaaacaaaTAAACTACACTACTTACCTTTGGTCACTACTCACAACGTCAAATGCATTCTTTAGTCTGTCATTGCaactaagatcatcttcaacaaATTGAGAATAAATGATAATTTTCTCTATAACCAGTGATAATAGAGATTGCATGTAAAAATACATGCCCCAGCATATACCCTTTTCAATCTCTTTTTACTAATGTTTTCCTCAATTAAGAAAACCAATCCTCAATCCATCAAAGAAAGGGGAGAGCAACTCATGCCTCTCATTCCTCAGTCCATCAAAATCCATAAAAAAAAATATAGGAGAGCAACCCATTCTCATTCCCCAATCAACTCATGCCTCTCATTCCTCAGTCATCGAaatccacaaaaaaaaaaaaggagagcaACTCATTCTCATTTCCCAATCCATCAAAATCCATCAAAAATATAGGAGCACCACACTGGAGGCCGACACTGGAGGCCGAACGGGAGGTCACCGAGAGAGAGGTAGAGGGGAAATAGAATGAAAAAAAAGCCATTGTCAGGTGGGTCTTCAGCAACACCATCCTAAAACCACAAATCATGCTCCAAGGAAATCAGATCGACTGGTCTTCAAGCCAAGACCCCGGAGGACCCTCTTGCGCCACGCTGTTCCAAAAGAGTGAGCAGGGAGCTGAACCAGTTTTAAAAAGATGCGATGGCAACAATCATTACACAGTTTTATTTCTTATATATTCCATCCCTGGTATCGAAGCAGGAACAGAATCAATGATGCCCAAAACTCAACCACATTTGAGGACTGCCGAAAACAGCTATTGCAAAACGTTTTCATAGCTGCACCAGGCAGAGACATACAACTAACAGAATCGTATAGACCGACAGCTCCGATCACTGTTGCATCTCATCTCCTGTGCTTATTCATCAAAGGGGGAGAAAAGGGAGGCATCCCCTTTTCACACTACAACAAATTCTGTGTTGCACCTAAGGTACTTAGCCCAATCGAACGAACTTGGTGAAATATCCTCACGTCTAGTTCGCCTTCTCGATTACCCTCTTTGCAAAAGAGGGCAAACAGAATGATGCCGTGTGGATCTGAAAATACAGAATATAATCAGGAAATAGCTCGTGGAGTTCTCATGCAAAGGCAGTGAAATCAGCAAAAATACACACCTCTGAGTTGTAGAACTTAAGGGGCCCTTTTGCTTTCGTAGAATGTTCATCCTCCTCAATGTTGAAAACAGGGTGCTGGAAATCAACAGCAGGCCCTTCAGTGGAGCAAAGCATGAACCCAATAACTCCGCTGCAATGGAAGCATGTTAACCAAGTGGAAAAAGGGGGAAACTGGCACAATCGCATACACAGGATTAGCTGTGCATACCTAGGGTATGTAGGTACCGTTGTCCAAGCATAGTTAACCGAGCCTTTGAAAACTTGGCGACAATTGACAACAATATCTTCAATGATGTGCATATGTAGCCATATGCTCTCTGCCTGGGTGCATACAACTCCACCCGGACGCAAAGCTCTGGCCACCGACTGGAAGAAAGGCTTCTCAAAAAGCTCCTGAGCAGGACCTGGTTATGCAAGCAGATGTTGATAAAACATTAATGACAGAGCGGTAGGTACAAAACACACGATTAACAACAGTTACCTATCGGATCAGATGAATCCACAATTACTGCATCATAAGTACCCTCTGGAGCATTTTTCAAAAAGGCGACCCCTGCATTAACAGATCAACAGAGACTTTAAACAGCACATAAATATTAGCACAGAACTTATTAATCAAATACACCACATAAACATCCATTAAATATGAAGTGGGCCATTAAAAATTCAATATTAAACTATTAAAAGAATCGGAAAGAAAGGACATGACTAAAACTATGCACGGATATCAAGCTGGAACCATGGAAATAAAAAGCAGGGGCCAGGCCCAGGTGCAGTCAGGGGAACTTCAAAATGTAGCATATGCCAATTTAGTTATGGACCAAATAATAAACAAACATAGAATTATGtattcaaaataaataaataaatataaaataatatgCATTCAAAATTCCAACAAGAATTAACATGGATGAGACACAAACCCAACTAATGATATCAACACAAGTTGAAGTGTTGAAACCAGAAGTTGTATATCCTATGTATTGATTGTAATAAAATTCAAGCTACATTTGAACCAGGGACAAACAAGACTCAGATGTTGCCTCCCAAACAAATAGTATGCAAAGCAAAACAAATCTTGACAAGCAGAGAATATAACATGCTACTAACCATCTCCAATGTGTAATGACACACGAGGGTCTTCAAATCCAACAGCTAGATGAGGGAAAAATTGCTTGGAGACCTGCACAATGGAACAGACAATTAAAAATAAGTAACACAAGAGACAAACCATTGAAAAGGTTATATAACTGTTaagacaacaacaaagccttttagttcCAAGCAAGCTGAAGTACGTTAACAAAATTGCTTTAAGAAATTTGCTAAATCTAGGAAGAAGATTGCATCTACAACAGACAATAGTTCATCAAACCAGCAATAATCATGAAACAAAGAACACCTACATAGCTAGGATTGTAGCAGGGTAGCAATACCAAGTGAAACACAACCCCACAAGACAAAAGATACAATTTGAAATAGTAATATTTCACTTAGCTGCTCCTAGAACTTCGAGGTCAGAGAAAAATAGCACAAATCACTAGCACAAAATGTAGTATCAAAATATGGAAATGAatgaattttaaaaattgaaaaagGCATAGCAGGAGCAGCTAACATTACAGTAAAAAAATCAAGTAATATCAGTAAAATCAATTGCAGACATAAATTTGAAGGTAGATAAAGACACGTAAACCAAAATTATTGGTGTCCAGTGTAATCTAACAGAAAGCAAATGCTCTCAAACATCTAAAAGCCCTTAAGCCACAAACACTGAAATGCATTAATTACTAAAGAAAATATAATATCATTGGTCACTGCATAGTATTTTGGCTAATACAGGAAGAGAGATCTTACATCTACAACCATCTTGTCAATTTCACAGATGTCAATTTGTTCCACAGAGGAATGCCGTGAAACCTCACGCAGAACACCACCGTCACCCCCTCCAATAACCAACACCTGTGTATCATGAAACAATATATCATTACATCCAATAAATTTTAGAAACTATACATATTCATCATTTTGAAAAGTATGAATACCTAAACTCACCTCGTTAATAAACATGGCAATACATACACTTCCtaagaaatttttactacagacTTTTCGAGGCATTACAAGCTCAAACAAATCATAAGCCAGAACTGTATGAAGTATCCAATGATCTGTTCTTAAAGAtgtttcaattgatgcaaatagcATTAGAGTAGACCTTTTAATACATAAATGGACCACAGCATGTACATGATTATCCTAAGACATGATGCTAGAAGCACCAGGGAAGTATTTCAGTCATGTTATAAGCTAATAATTGCAGTTTTTATTGAACTTTTTTTTGccataaaaataaataaagaggtgtattctttaaaaaaaaaattgtatatAAGTCAAATAAAGATGTTTATAAAGGCAAGGTATCAACAGCAAAAAGGGCCATGTCAGTCATATACCTTCTTGGGGTCCTTGATGGAGCAAAGGGGCAGGTGAGTGATCATCTCTTGGTACGCACACTCATCCCTCTCTGTCACCTGAATAACTCCATCGAGGACAAGCACCTTGCCGTACGTAGAGGACTATAATGCAAAACAGAAAGGCAACAGAATCAATTCCCACTGACGAATAGGAGGTGGCTTGTGTGCAAGCCAAAGGGTAATAACAATTACCtgaaaaaccatcacattttggTAGTCTGATTTCCCTTGGAACAGCACCTTCTCCACCTTCAAAGAGTGCGCCTCACCTACCATTTATTTAGACACCAAAATCCACCCATGAGCAAGGGCAAGCACACGTGATTGGCATGACAAGCAGTGATGATGAAAGAAGAATAAGTAGTGACGAAAGAACAATATCCGAAGGAAGAGTGTGTGCTCAACAGAACAGAACAGAACAGGGGAGCATCACGATGCGACAACAAGGTGCAGAGGAGCGGGACGAACCAGGCCACATGGGGCTAATCTCGGAGAACCATCCCGGGATGACGGCGGAGATCCCCGCCTGCTCGCCGGCCCCGGCGgccgccgcctcggcctcggccccCGCACCCGCCCCCGCTGCGGCGGCGTCCTCCCCGCTCTCCCGCGCCCTCTTGGCCGCCGCCTCGGCCTCCATCCCGAAACCCTGAGCGCGCGCGGGAGGGAGGAACGCAGAGAACCGAGAGAAAGCCCGAGGAGCTCGGTGCTCGGCGGGTGTGCGGCTGGCGGCGGCTGCGGGAGGGAGGGGGTTCGCAGCAGCGAGCGGCCTTGAGATTAGGGCTCTCCTCTGTCCTCTCCCGGATGGCCGGATTCCTCCGT
Above is a genomic segment from Miscanthus floridulus cultivar M001 chromosome 3, ASM1932011v1, whole genome shotgun sequence containing:
- the LOC136545776 gene encoding spermidine synthase 1-like, with product MEAEAAAKRARESGEDAAAAGAGAGAEAEAAAAGAGEQAGISAVIPGWFSEISPMWPGEAHSLKVEKVLFQGKSDYQNVMVFQSSTYGKVLVLDGVIQVTERDECAYQEMITHLPLCSIKDPKKVLVIGGGDGGVLREVSRHSSVEQIDICEIDKMVVDVSKQFFPHLAVGFEDPRVSLHIGDGVAFLKNAPEGTYDAVIVDSSDPIGPAQELFEKPFFQSVARALRPGGVVCTQAESIWLHMHIIEDIVVNCRQVFKGSVNYAWTTVPTYPSGVIGFMLCSTEGPAVDFQHPVFNIEEDEHSTKAKGPLKFYNSEIHTASFCLPSFAKRVIEKAN